Proteins encoded in a region of the Eschrichtius robustus isolate mEscRob2 chromosome 16, mEscRob2.pri, whole genome shotgun sequence genome:
- the ZG16 gene encoding zymogen granule membrane protein 16: MLTIAFLALLCASASASEIQARSSSFRGEYGGRGGKPFSHSRNQLDGPITAIRVRVNRYYIVGLQVCYGKVWSKYAGGKLGELKEIFLNPGESVVQVSGKYKNYLRKLVFVTDKFRFLTFGKDRGISFKAVPLYPNTVLRFISGRSSRSIINAIGFHWDVYPSEHENC; the protein is encoded by the exons ATGTTGACCATTGCTTTTCTTGCCCTTCTTTGTGCATCAGCCTCTGCCAGTGAGA TTCAGGCCAGGTCCTCCTCTTTCCGTGGAGAGTATGGAGGCCGTGGAGGAAAGCCATTCTCCCATTCTAGAAACCAGCTGGATGGCCCCATCACTGCCATTCGTGTCCGAGTTAACAGATACTACATCGTAGG TCTCCAGGTGTGCTACGGCAAGGTGTGGAGCAAATATGCGGGTGGCAAGTTGGGAGAGCTGAAGGAGATCTTTCTGAACCCTGGGGAATCAGTGGTCCAGGTGTCGGGAAAGTACAAGAACTACCTGAGAAAGCTGGTCTTTGTGACTGACAAGTTCCGCTTCTTGACTTTTGGGAAAGACAGAGGCATAAGTTTCAAAGCTGTCCCCTTGTACCCCAACACTGTGCTACGATTCATCAGTGGCCGATCTAGCCGATCCATTATCAATGCCATTGGCTTCCACTGGGATGTCTACCCCAGTGAACACGAGAACTGCTGA
- the C16H16orf54 gene encoding transmembrane protein C16orf54 homolog: protein MPPTPEQPSGHMEGPPASEASSWPPLPCGPCVPIMLALAALAAVLLLTTAVLAERLFRRSLRPDPSICAPTLVWRPGGELWIEPTGTPRERSEDWYGSAVPLLMDQAPDPPTQGGALEARVTAPPAPSAPYSPPSSLVPQAPPNAPTHSTFWRPPVWEERPHTPGLVSWAEPEQRPEASAYPGSPQARRLRPGSPDPEWGLQPRVTLEQISAFWRREARTSVGF from the coding sequence ATGCCTCCGACCCCAGAGCAGCCATCTGGGCACATGGAGGGGCCCCCTGCATCAGAGGCTTCCTCATGGCCCCCGCTGCCCTGCGGGCCCTGTGTCCCCATCATGCTGGCCCTGGCTGCCCTGGCTGCTGTCCTCCTCCTGACCACAGCCGTGTTGGCCGAACGCCTGTTCCGCCGCTCCCTCCGCCCAGACCCCAGCATCTGCGCACCCACCCTGGTCTGGCGCCCGGGAGGAGAGCTGTGGATTGAGCCCACGGGCACCCCCCGAGAGCGCTCCGAGGATTGGTATGGCTCCGCGGTCCCGCTGCTGATGGACCAGGCCCCAGACCCGCCCACCCAGGGGGGCGCCTTGGAGGCACGAGTGACAGCCCCACCTGCCCCTTCAGCCCCATACTCCCCTCCCAGCTCCTTGGTCCCCCAGGCCCCACCAAACGCCCCAACCCATAGCACCTTCTGGAGGCCACCGGTCTGGGAGGAGAGGCCCCACACCCCAGGCCTGGTGAGCTGGGCTGAGCCTGaacagaggccagaggccagtgCATATCCAGGGAGCCCCCAGGCCCGGAGGCTGCGGCCAGGAAGCCCTGATCCTGAGTGGGGCCTCCAGCCTCGGGTCACCCTGGAGCAGATCTCAGCTTTCTGGAGGCGTGAAGCCCGGACCAGCGTAGGTTTCTGA